A stretch of Methanosphaerula palustris E1-9c DNA encodes these proteins:
- a CDS encoding DUF362 domain-containing protein — MKDYLASIIKVSNLHEDIINSLEFIKWKDSIRNGSMVFIKPNFTYPFYKEGITTNPVVLKEILAILKDRAGRVIVGESNGGNHSFTANQAFKGHGMPEICKETGAELVNLSTLPSRFIEDTIQGKRVKVQVPDLLVDEIDCFISVPVLKVHVMTTITLSMKNLWGCYPDTMRCLQHKYLSRKLTLLTKVIKPKIVLIDGTYALNGHGPMYGEPVKTDLLIAANNPVVADAFGSTLMGIPASRVEHIMFAEKEGLGTTDLDAVQFNDDWKKYQLQFQVNKTLIDSLSTILFNSECMAKLVMDSPMKPIIYGVASKLRNKNEQNVVDELEGRD, encoded by the coding sequence ATGAAAGATTACCTGGCGAGCATAATAAAGGTTTCAAATCTCCACGAAGACATCATCAATAGTCTCGAATTCATCAAATGGAAGGATTCTATTCGTAATGGTTCCATGGTTTTTATAAAACCAAATTTTACCTATCCATTCTATAAAGAGGGTATCACCACTAACCCCGTGGTCTTGAAAGAGATTCTGGCTATCCTCAAAGATCGGGCTGGGCGGGTTATTGTTGGAGAATCTAATGGCGGGAATCATTCATTCACTGCGAATCAAGCCTTCAAAGGTCATGGGATGCCCGAAATTTGCAAAGAAACCGGTGCTGAACTTGTCAATCTGTCAACACTTCCTTCACGATTTATTGAAGATACGATTCAAGGAAAAAGGGTTAAAGTCCAGGTACCTGATCTTCTTGTTGACGAAATCGACTGTTTCATCTCAGTTCCCGTTCTCAAAGTGCATGTGATGACTACCATCACTCTGAGCATGAAGAATCTGTGGGGTTGTTATCCCGATACCATGCGATGCCTGCAACACAAGTATTTGAGCAGGAAATTGACCCTTCTCACAAAGGTGATTAAACCGAAGATCGTTCTGATCGATGGGACGTATGCCCTCAATGGTCATGGTCCGATGTATGGTGAACCGGTGAAAACAGATCTCCTGATAGCGGCAAACAATCCGGTTGTAGCCGATGCATTTGGTTCAACGCTTATGGGGATACCGGCCTCAAGAGTTGAGCATATTATGTTTGCAGAGAAGGAAGGACTCGGTACAACAGATCTTGATGCAGTTCAATTCAATGATGACTGGAAAAAATATCAGTTGCAATTTCAGGTGAATAAAACCCTGATTGACAGTCTTTCAACGATCCTATTCAATAGCGAGTGCATGGCGAAACTGGTGATGGATTCCCCCATGAAGCCGATAATCTATGGTGTTGCATCGAAATTGAGAAATAAGAATGAACAGAATGTTGTCGATGAACTTGAAGGGAGAGATTAA
- a CDS encoding glycosyltransferase family 4 protein: protein MSVHSKPLYLITGNEGFNYFRDDPRIVTLGTDHDGAMNIFLRILKYTLLQIRISHLLLKINKKCDLFIFFLGGEDLVFPMIIAKIFKKKVVVIFSGSSVHTLYYDNLVFGLKILTNINCTLCYKIVLYSERLIKEWNLERYQNKILIAQNHIVDLSNFRVETPLSERPPLIGYFGRLSKEKGIINFIQSLPILLQRLPELQVIIGGNGAQYQYIMTYIDENNLTDHVKIIGWVPHKDLPKYLNGLRLVVIPSYTEGLPNIMLEAMACGTPVLTTLVGAIPDVIQDGITGFIMTDNSPECIAENITRAIQSADLGNVGKNGEFFVQNNYSLEEVTKKWKWVVNDIRY, encoded by the coding sequence TTGTCAGTTCATTCTAAACCACTTTATCTTATAACCGGAAATGAGGGTTTTAATTATTTCAGAGATGATCCAAGGATTGTTACATTAGGGACAGACCATGATGGAGCAATGAATATTTTTTTGAGAATTCTAAAATATACACTTCTTCAGATCAGAATATCGCACTTATTACTAAAAATAAACAAAAAATGTGACCTATTTATATTTTTTTTAGGTGGTGAAGACTTAGTATTCCCAATGATTATTGCAAAAATTTTTAAAAAGAAAGTTGTTGTAATTTTTTCAGGATCCTCAGTTCACACATTATATTACGATAATTTAGTTTTTGGGTTAAAGATTTTGACTAATATTAATTGCACATTATGTTATAAAATTGTCCTATACTCAGAAAGATTAATAAAAGAATGGAATCTTGAGAGATATCAAAACAAAATTCTCATCGCCCAAAACCACATTGTTGATCTTTCAAATTTCCGGGTCGAAACACCCTTATCAGAGCGACCACCTCTTATTGGCTATTTTGGTCGTTTAAGTAAAGAAAAAGGGATTATTAATTTTATCCAATCACTTCCAATATTACTTCAACGTCTGCCTGAATTGCAGGTAATAATTGGGGGAAACGGGGCTCAATATCAATATATAATGACATATATTGATGAAAATAACTTAACAGACCATGTCAAAATTATTGGTTGGGTTCCACATAAAGATCTCCCTAAATATCTTAATGGATTAAGGCTTGTTGTCATTCCATCTTATACTGAAGGTCTGCCTAACATTATGCTTGAGGCTATGGCATGTGGAACCCCTGTATTAACAACTCTTGTCGGGGCGATACCAGATGTCATACAAGATGGAATAACAGGATTTATCATGACAGATAACTCTCCTGAATGTATCGCAGAGAATATAACTCGTGCAATTCAATCAGCCGATTTGGGAAATGTTGGAAAAAATGGTGAATTTTTTGTTCAAAATAATTATTCCTTGGAAGAAGTTACAAAGAAATGGAAGTGGGTAGTAAATGACATAAGATACTAA
- a CDS encoding glycosyltransferase has product MKILQIISSFPPAYSYGGPLQVAYNLSKNLVKQGDEVTVYSTDVLDQTHRNKNVENPGFLDGIKIFRFKNINNRLASKYRISCAPRIAYALNLNIKNYDIVHCHEYRAFEAIVMHHYAKKYHIPYIVQAHGAVLPVFEKQGIKKIYDILWGNQILRDASKLIAVSKVEKDQYLKMGMPENKIVIIPNGIDVSEYETLPERGIFRKKYGIASDEKVVLYLGRLHKRKGIDFLINTFSSLLDLKKDNKLIIAGPDDGFLEILMEIIKKLKIGKNVLVTGSLSKVEKIEAFVDADVLVYPGILEIFGLVPFEAIMCGTPVIVTDDCGCGEVIKEAKCGYLVKYGDTDDLRGRILNVLNDDIQSNLFVRDGQKFIKDNLSWSYLIEVVKQTYLECISQSNGVKHEL; this is encoded by the coding sequence ATGAAAATACTTCAGATCATCTCCTCTTTCCCACCCGCTTATTCGTATGGGGGGCCCCTTCAGGTTGCATATAATTTATCGAAAAATCTTGTGAAACAAGGGGATGAAGTTACTGTATATAGCACAGATGTCCTCGATCAAACTCATAGGAACAAAAATGTTGAAAATCCTGGGTTTCTTGATGGGATAAAAATATTCAGGTTTAAAAATATCAATAATCGACTGGCATCAAAATATCGAATATCCTGTGCTCCACGTATTGCATATGCATTGAATCTCAATATTAAAAATTATGATATTGTTCATTGTCATGAATATCGCGCATTTGAAGCAATTGTGATGCATCATTATGCAAAAAAATATCATATCCCTTATATTGTTCAGGCTCACGGTGCGGTACTGCCAGTCTTTGAAAAACAAGGAATAAAAAAAATATATGATATTCTTTGGGGAAACCAAATATTAAGAGATGCCTCAAAATTAATTGCGGTATCAAAAGTTGAGAAAGACCAGTACTTGAAAATGGGAATGCCGGAAAACAAAATTGTAATTATTCCAAATGGAATTGATGTGTCTGAATATGAAACACTTCCGGAACGAGGAATATTTCGGAAAAAATATGGAATTGCATCCGATGAAAAAGTCGTTCTCTATTTGGGACGGTTGCATAAAAGAAAAGGAATTGATTTTCTTATTAATACTTTTTCAAGTCTTTTGGACTTAAAAAAGGACAATAAACTAATTATTGCAGGTCCGGATGATGGATTTCTCGAGATCCTTATGGAAATTATAAAAAAATTAAAAATTGGTAAGAATGTTTTGGTTACCGGCTCTCTTTCTAAAGTTGAAAAAATCGAAGCATTCGTTGATGCTGATGTGTTAGTATATCCTGGAATATTGGAAATTTTTGGGCTGGTACCATTTGAAGCTATAATGTGCGGAACACCGGTTATAGTGACGGACGACTGTGGGTGTGGCGAGGTAATTAAAGAAGCTAAATGCGGATATTTAGTAAAGTACGGAGATACTGATGATTTGAGAGGAAGAATATTAAATGTCCTTAATGATGACATCCAATCAAACCTGTTCGTGAGGGATGGGCAAAAATTTATTAAAGATAATTTATCCTGGTCATATCTCATTGAAGTTGTAAAACAAACATATTTGGAATGTATTTCTCAATCAAATGGAGTAAAACATGAATTATAA
- a CDS encoding DUF6541 family protein, whose product MLDIIYSGVIGQTNQYPADHLIGVVFYWISGISLSDVTMIIPPIFSLFFIISMYVLGRNLFSDRRLPFLIVIFATPLYFGSYNVHFLPNAQAMMLLPLNLFILAKIIQGNCVKQFVFILTVMSILLVFFHPLITVTNIIILIIAKLIQRLMSDMDKKDKTKLPINYALLISFCFFVLWERGFVVVLKAPGPLISYLLGGEGASSIYESYSKTISTVSVDIGYLIRLAFNMYGQYLVMAILSLLCFGIVLFLIKEKSTELPFFLIFSIAGFFIFGFITFLLFFSGITFNFDRFLKLMMIFSMSLIPFTIMLVLRLRPSHSWVKISIAVGLFICVVIVSFFSTFNLYDSPLIKQANQQVTESEYQGMTTFFEIRDNTTPIIEHGLYVFRYYQAIFGIDSSQIQDLYGTNAIDHFGYGGNTTLGGKSGTHYLLMNTQGRYVYQNVYPEFSESWRFTPTDYNLLDNDNQIHLTYENGNLQVYIIVRSS is encoded by the coding sequence ATGCTCGATATCATCTATTCCGGAGTAATCGGCCAAACTAATCAATATCCTGCTGATCACTTGATTGGAGTGGTCTTCTATTGGATCTCTGGGATCTCGCTCTCGGACGTTACGATGATCATCCCGCCTATATTTTCTCTGTTCTTCATCATTTCCATGTATGTTCTCGGACGAAATCTTTTCAGTGATAGGAGGTTGCCATTTCTTATCGTTATCTTTGCTACTCCGCTCTATTTCGGCAGTTATAACGTTCATTTTTTACCAAATGCTCAAGCGATGATGTTACTGCCTTTGAATCTCTTCATATTGGCAAAGATTATTCAGGGGAACTGTGTAAAGCAATTTGTTTTCATTCTAACCGTCATGAGTATTCTCCTCGTTTTTTTTCATCCACTTATCACGGTCACGAACATCATTATTCTAATAATCGCGAAATTAATCCAGCGCCTGATGTCAGATATGGATAAGAAGGATAAAACCAAACTCCCAATCAATTACGCTCTTCTAATTTCTTTCTGTTTTTTTGTATTATGGGAACGGGGTTTCGTGGTTGTATTGAAAGCGCCGGGTCCACTTATTTCATATCTTTTAGGAGGAGAGGGGGCATCATCAATTTATGAGAGTTACTCTAAAACTATTTCTACAGTCTCAGTTGATATAGGATATCTCATTCGGTTAGCTTTCAACATGTATGGCCAGTACCTCGTTATGGCAATTCTCTCTCTCCTGTGCTTTGGTATCGTCCTATTCTTGATAAAAGAAAAAAGCACCGAACTTCCATTTTTTTTAATCTTTTCGATAGCCGGTTTCTTTATATTTGGTTTTATTACGTTTCTCTTATTCTTCTCCGGAATCACGTTCAATTTCGATCGGTTTTTGAAGTTGATGATGATTTTTTCGATGAGTTTGATACCGTTCACAATAATGCTAGTATTGCGTCTTCGACCATCACACTCTTGGGTGAAGATATCTATTGCGGTGGGTCTTTTCATTTGCGTGGTCATAGTGTCGTTTTTTTCTACATTCAATCTCTACGATTCTCCATTGATCAAACAAGCAAATCAACAGGTTACCGAGAGTGAATATCAGGGGATGACAACGTTCTTCGAGATTCGAGATAATACGACCCCGATAATAGAACATGGTCTCTATGTCTTCAGATATTATCAAGCGATCTTCGGCATAGATTCATCGCAAATACAAGATCTTTACGGAACTAATGCGATTGATCATTTTGGGTACGGCGGGAATACAACATTGGGAGGGAAATCTGGAACCCACTATTTACTGATGAATACACAGGGACGGTATGTTTACCAGAATGTATATCCCGAATTTTCTGAGTCATGGCGGTTCACTCCAACAGATTACAATCTTTTAGATAATGATAACCAGATTCATCTAACGTATGAAAATGGGAACCTACAAGTATACATAATTGTGAGATCATCCTGA
- a CDS encoding glycosyltransferase family 4 protein, with the protein MKIFVVQESNFIARGPHQSHHLLERLVQRGHDVRVIDFDILWRTKEERKIILSRRVFTARAKAVPGADITVIRPSIIQLPVLEYVSLLYSHGKELIHQIDEYKPDVVIGFGILNTRMAITLCHRRGIPFISYVIDELHRLVPQRPFRWLARAVEGSSYASADLVLSINEGLRDYTIKMGAPRERTQVIRAGVDLAWFSAVDREKKRRELGLVDDDIVLFFMGWLYDFSGLKEVIDGLIERRDMPNLKLLVVGQGDLWEYIQEIKAIDGMDERVITVGWQPYDSIPEFIAAGDICLLPARKNGIMKNIVPIKMYEYMAAGKPVIATSLSGLKKEFGAGNGVVYIDSPGEAVATAIELAENGTCEEYGRRSRLFVEPNDWNTITDSFEESLELIIHAN; encoded by the coding sequence ATGAAGATCTTTGTCGTCCAGGAGTCAAACTTTATCGCCCGCGGGCCCCACCAGAGTCACCACCTCCTGGAACGGCTCGTCCAGCGGGGGCACGACGTCCGGGTGATCGACTTCGACATCCTCTGGCGGACCAAAGAGGAGCGAAAGATCATTCTGTCGCGCAGGGTCTTCACTGCCCGCGCCAAGGCGGTCCCCGGGGCCGATATCACGGTCATTCGGCCATCAATCATCCAGCTCCCGGTCCTCGAGTACGTTTCCCTCCTCTATTCCCACGGAAAGGAGTTGATCCACCAGATCGACGAGTATAAACCCGATGTCGTGATCGGGTTTGGCATCCTGAACACGCGCATGGCCATCACCCTCTGCCACCGACGGGGTATCCCCTTCATCTCGTACGTCATCGACGAGCTCCACCGGCTCGTGCCGCAAAGGCCCTTTCGGTGGCTTGCACGCGCTGTTGAAGGCAGCAGTTATGCCTCGGCCGACCTCGTCCTTTCCATCAATGAGGGGCTCAGGGACTATACTATCAAGATGGGGGCCCCCCGCGAGAGGACCCAGGTGATCCGGGCTGGTGTCGACCTCGCATGGTTCAGTGCTGTCGACCGGGAGAAGAAACGACGGGAACTCGGCCTTGTCGACGATGATATCGTCCTCTTCTTCATGGGCTGGCTCTACGACTTCTCCGGGTTGAAGGAGGTGATCGACGGGCTGATCGAGCGGCGAGATATGCCCAACCTGAAACTGCTCGTCGTCGGGCAGGGGGACCTCTGGGAGTACATTCAGGAGATCAAAGCGATCGATGGGATGGACGAGCGGGTGATTACCGTTGGCTGGCAGCCCTACGACTCCATCCCTGAGTTCATCGCGGCCGGTGATATCTGTCTCCTCCCTGCCCGGAAGAACGGGATCATGAAGAACATCGTGCCGATCAAGATGTACGAGTACATGGCCGCCGGCAAGCCGGTTATCGCCACCAGCCTGTCCGGTCTGAAGAAGGAGTTCGGGGCCGGCAACGGCGTCGTCTACATCGATTCCCCTGGAGAGGCGGTGGCCACCGCCATCGAGCTCGCGGAGAATGGGACGTGCGAGGAGTATGGGAGACGCTCTCGTCTCTTCGTCGAACCGAACGATTGGAATACCATCACTGATTCTTTTGAAGAGTCGTTGGAGTTGATTATCCATGCCAATTGA
- a CDS encoding FkbM family methyltransferase: MHLFGWVSLSSPFQHKISIIFKKIIPKSLILPIIEGPLKGKKWIVNSSNLAYYLGNFENRQMNIVKDLLHNGDIFYDIGANVGTYTLLSSEKVGNPGIVVAFEPLPANVKILNKHIQMNNCTNVRVIECALSNVSGVSMFFEHPDNTMGSISKNGNLEVPTLTLDSVVADGIAPPPDLIKMDVEGTESMVLCGGLDVLRNYCPTLLISLHSDQQREECIDLLRGLGYSIQPIDDRDLSRTSDIIACKSKEGLNYEK, encoded by the coding sequence ATGCATTTGTTTGGGTGGGTTTCCTTAAGTAGTCCATTTCAACATAAAATTTCCATCATTTTTAAAAAAATTATTCCTAAATCACTCATATTACCTATAATTGAAGGACCCCTTAAAGGGAAAAAGTGGATTGTAAATTCTTCAAATTTAGCATATTATTTAGGCAATTTTGAAAATCGTCAGATGAACATTGTAAAAGATCTATTACATAATGGGGATATTTTTTATGACATCGGGGCTAACGTTGGAACTTATACCTTACTCTCCTCGGAAAAAGTAGGGAATCCAGGAATTGTGGTTGCATTTGAACCATTACCTGCTAATGTAAAAATCCTTAATAAGCATATTCAAATGAACAACTGCACGAATGTCAGGGTGATTGAATGTGCCCTTTCTAATGTATCCGGGGTATCCATGTTTTTTGAACATCCTGATAATACGATGGGATCTATATCAAAAAATGGGAATCTGGAAGTCCCCACATTGACCTTGGACTCTGTTGTTGCTGACGGCATCGCACCACCCCCGGATTTGATTAAAATGGATGTTGAGGGAACTGAATCAATGGTATTATGTGGCGGGTTAGACGTATTGAGAAATTATTGTCCCACACTCCTTATCTCCTTACATTCAGATCAACAAAGAGAGGAATGTATTGATCTATTACGGGGTTTAGGATATTCAATTCAACCGATTGACGATAGAGATCTCTCTCGAACATCTGACATAATTGCTTGTAAGTCTAAGGAAGGATTAAATTATGAAAAATGA
- a CDS encoding methyltransferase domain-containing protein, translating into MNYKTLVWGLSTHVPGLYNSLIKMRNSSSGGAAKSSRYCYSVWLRHLVMAKNHNLIKKVPETIAELGPGDSLGVGIAALLSGSNRYYALDVVPHANLMHNISVLDELVKLFQDRESIPDDIEWPDLFPKLHSYKFPKDILRDEVIDAALKPERIIAIKDALVNSGVDSSNIEIQYFVPWNNSGIIQKDSVDFVLSQAVMEHIENLDEAYSAIFQWLRAGGIFSMEIDFSNHVMAKKWNEHWRYSDFIWNNLIWGKRPYSLNRQPASIHLSLMNNNNLKIICDFPQYNHSGIKRSELNKKFEYITDDDLYINNTFIQGIKR; encoded by the coding sequence ATGAATTATAAAACACTTGTATGGGGACTTTCGACGCATGTTCCTGGCCTATATAATTCATTGATTAAAATGCGGAATTCCAGTTCTGGTGGTGCGGCAAAATCCTCTCGATATTGTTATTCAGTCTGGTTACGTCATCTCGTTATGGCAAAAAATCACAACCTGATCAAAAAAGTACCTGAAACAATCGCTGAATTGGGACCCGGTGATTCGTTAGGAGTCGGCATAGCGGCCTTATTGTCGGGATCAAACAGATATTATGCTCTGGATGTTGTACCCCATGCAAACTTGATGCATAATATCTCTGTATTAGATGAATTAGTAAAATTATTTCAGGATCGTGAATCGATCCCGGATGATATTGAATGGCCGGACTTGTTTCCGAAACTTCACTCGTATAAATTTCCTAAAGATATTTTAAGAGATGAAGTTATTGACGCCGCATTAAAGCCTGAACGAATTATTGCAATAAAAGATGCTTTGGTAAATTCAGGTGTCGATTCATCAAATATTGAAATACAGTATTTTGTCCCATGGAACAATTCAGGGATTATCCAAAAAGATTCGGTAGATTTTGTTCTATCTCAGGCTGTCATGGAGCATATAGAAAATCTTGACGAAGCATATTCAGCAATTTTTCAATGGCTGCGTGCGGGAGGGATTTTTTCCATGGAAATTGATTTTTCAAATCATGTCATGGCAAAAAAATGGAATGAACACTGGCGGTATTCGGATTTTATATGGAATAATTTAATCTGGGGGAAACGACCGTATTCGTTAAATCGACAGCCGGCATCCATTCATCTCTCATTGATGAATAATAATAATCTCAAAATAATATGTGATTTTCCTCAGTATAATCATTCTGGGATTAAAAGATCTGAACTTAATAAAAAATTTGAATACATAACGGATGATGATTTATATATAAATAATACTTTTATTCAAGGTATTAAAAGGTAG
- a CDS encoding class I SAM-dependent methyltransferase, protein MKQSLKRDYTSDEKKRMEAKFWKGKTDYTALPSKESDIRFNDWNTFLLDSVLKSVEINNKIILNVGGGNGNEAEFLLTHGAKAVVLIDISPGQLAGAQIRIEQRGLKNLELVHCDSENLGIKENSCDVGLIFMALHHFPNHEYAVNELCRASKNVLIIDIMNCGLTQLFNKFGFFLKEGPCLINRVKEDVIQQIFIKNNFSFTIHYYFVPPYYGNNRILIAGIRSGEKMVNFLISKNRIFANFFGNIAIIEGIP, encoded by the coding sequence ATGAAACAATCTTTAAAAAGGGATTATACCTCCGATGAGAAGAAAAGAATGGAGGCAAAATTTTGGAAGGGTAAGACTGATTATACTGCCCTCCCCTCTAAAGAAAGCGATATCCGATTTAATGACTGGAATACCTTTTTATTGGATTCTGTGTTAAAATCGGTTGAAATTAACAATAAAATTATATTAAATGTAGGTGGGGGAAATGGCAATGAGGCAGAATTTTTACTTACTCACGGTGCAAAGGCTGTGGTATTAATAGATATTTCTCCCGGACAACTGGCAGGTGCCCAAATAAGAATTGAACAACGCGGATTAAAAAATTTGGAACTCGTGCATTGTGATTCAGAGAACCTTGGAATAAAAGAAAATTCTTGCGATGTTGGATTAATTTTTATGGCATTACACCATTTTCCGAATCATGAATACGCTGTAAATGAATTGTGTAGGGCATCAAAAAATGTATTAATAATCGATATTATGAATTGTGGTTTAACTCAATTATTTAATAAATTTGGCTTTTTTTTAAAAGAGGGTCCCTGTTTAATTAATCGAGTAAAAGAAGACGTGATTCAGCAGATCTTTATAAAAAACAATTTTTCTTTTACAATTCATTATTATTTTGTTCCACCCTACTATGGCAATAATAGAATATTAATTGCAGGTATCCGCAGCGGGGAAAAGATGGTCAATTTTTTAATCTCTAAAAATCGTATTTTTGCAAATTTTTTTGGAAATATCGCAATTATTGAGGGTATTCCATGA
- a CDS encoding glycosyltransferase, translating to MKNDGVYIFVEPPLNILQCKQIDFEHPPLVSFVIPVYNSERTIEKCLKSIQDQDYPNKEIIIVDNGSSDNTLSIVKKFTDEIFFDDGTLGSVRQTGIDNMQGQIAGIFDSDVYLPHKKWLSNAIWYFNYSEDIATIWPKMKAPLNGPLFQRLYFNLAYLILEDRIDKNRGIMGGGGALINKKAIDETGGYDRNVHWGEDFDLASKLKNKGYKIIYLKDAVYHDTDMGLSISKFIKKQIRGASSLSTNSKTKMNLSKRDMVYENFFLGTKGMIFGLLKERDISWLLFPLLVFLRMQIFLYVHLCKLLNVPQEK from the coding sequence ATGAAAAATGATGGGGTCTATATTTTTGTGGAACCCCCACTTAATATTCTTCAATGTAAACAAATCGATTTTGAGCATCCCCCTCTCGTATCGTTTGTAATACCTGTCTATAATAGTGAACGCACTATTGAAAAATGTTTAAAAAGTATCCAAGATCAAGATTATCCCAATAAAGAAATAATTATCGTTGACAATGGATCTTCAGATAACACGCTTTCTATTGTGAAAAAATTTACAGATGAAATTTTTTTTGATGATGGCACTTTGGGGAGTGTCCGTCAAACGGGTATCGATAATATGCAAGGGCAGATTGCTGGGATTTTCGATAGTGATGTCTATTTACCTCATAAAAAATGGCTTTCAAATGCTATATGGTATTTCAATTATTCTGAAGATATTGCAACGATTTGGCCAAAAATGAAAGCACCATTAAATGGACCCTTGTTTCAAAGATTGTATTTTAATTTGGCATATCTGATTCTTGAGGATAGAATTGACAAGAATCGTGGTATAATGGGTGGTGGAGGTGCGTTAATCAATAAGAAAGCCATTGATGAAACTGGCGGTTATGATAGAAATGTACATTGGGGGGAGGATTTTGATCTAGCATCAAAATTGAAAAATAAAGGATATAAAATAATCTATTTAAAAGACGCGGTATATCATGACACTGATATGGGATTGTCAATTTCAAAATTTATTAAAAAGCAAATCAGGGGGGCTTCGTCATTATCTACCAATTCTAAAACAAAAATGAATTTATCTAAAAGAGATATGGTCTATGAGAATTTCTTTCTTGGAACCAAAGGCATGATATTTGGATTACTAAAAGAGAGAGATATCTCATGGCTGCTCTTTCCTCTGTTGGTTTTCTTAAGGATGCAAATTTTTCTCTATGTTCATTTATGTAAATTATTAAATGTTCCCCAGGAGAAATAA